One window from the genome of Dermacentor variabilis isolate Ectoservices unplaced genomic scaffold, ASM5094787v1 scaffold_13, whole genome shotgun sequence encodes:
- the LOC142566853 gene encoding sulfotransferase ssu-1-like produces METRRPTYKRHEATGWVFPRDGFEWSEFEGACSYQPRCDDILLMTYPKSGTTWVQYMLYLLVHDMKPVPPGSRLDSFAPFLEKGGLNRIGTLEKSPRPIKTHLSFDVMPWRAEPRYVCVVRNPKDVCVSLYHHVRGFEKYYHFTDGSFDDFFEAFLEGQVDSADYHDHLLSLWHHRSKENVLLLTYEDLMEKTLQEVGRLVEHVRPCFPADWKAPDLGSLVAAASFDTMKAQRPEQWASTRPENMPAFIRRGRVGDWRNYLTEDQNERLQSKFARKLAGSGAELLWPKEMEGREGA; encoded by the coding sequence ATGGAGACTCGACGACCGACCTACAAACGTCACGAAGCTACGGGCTGGGTCTTTCCCCGGGACGGATTTGAGTGGTCAGAGTTCGAAGGTGCCTGCAGCTACCAACCACGCTGCGACGACATACTGCTGATGACGTACCCGAAGTCAGGCACCACTTGGGTCCAGTACATGCTGTACCTGCTCGTCCATGACATGAAACCCGTGCCTCCGGGAAGCCGACTGGACAGCTTCGCTCCCTTCCTCGAGAAGGGGGGCCTCAACCGCATCGGAACCCTGGAGAAGTCGCCTAGGCCCATCAAGACCCATCTATCGTTCGATGTGATGCCGTGGCGTGCCGAGCCCCGTTACGTATGTGTGGTGCGAAATCCAAAGGACGTTTGCGTGTCTCTGTACCACCACGTACGGGGCTTCGAAAAGTACTATCACTTCACGGACGGTAGCTTCGACGATTTCTTCGAGGCTTTCCTGGAAGGCCAAGTGGACTCCGCCGACTACCACGACCACCTGCTGTCACTTTGGCACCATCGGAGCAAGGAGAACGTGCTTCTACTGACTTATGAAGACCTAATGGAAAAAACCCTGCAAGAGGTCGGTAGGCTCGTTGAACACGTCAGGCCGTGCTTCCCCGCCGACTGGAAGGCTCCCGACTTGGGTTCTCTTGTGGCCGCAGCGAGCTTCGACACAATGAAGGCGCAGCGTCCCGAGCAGTGGGCCAGCACCAGACCGGAAAACATGCCGGCTTTCATACGCCGCGGTCGCGTGGGAGACTGGCGCAACTACCTCACCGAGGATCAGAACGAAAGGCTGCAGAGCAAGTTCGCACGCAAATTGGCTGGTTCGGGCGCCGAGTTGCTCTGGCCAAAGGAGATGGAGGGACGTGAAGGCGCGTGA